One window of Microbacterium sp. Root61 genomic DNA carries:
- a CDS encoding caspase family protein produces the protein MTARDAGGGSSRRFVVAGTSTYADTSWPQLNGVAESIDIVADALGRLGLRPDGGKGAPGGRVLNAKIGALLRRIEHAARSADVVALYFTGHGHSASRIGYRLVLTNSTRKDLANTALAPRDLLDKLVRVDEYGDPVDKQPQILCVIDACYGGHGALEALRSSLQGVGLDTVWFLASAAPDDEALDGRFAEAFAKALAGVLDRPRAGPSQEYIEPVELRNAINNILDAGGVQQRAHLWPATAGADQTPPFIPNSQYQPPNDPTAVDDSRRRLRTRHAAESIWSWTAESNEGVRMRMIVDELVPPATPSRSLVSALAWAKGDGLPWGAVWVPVAKAIARTVGIEESTVSAITDEAVRRLLRDARELIVEGIGPGDLSVFRLTHPSMSALIRDDAPARFTHSRSAASDVESAIAHALIATVGEDNNQIDWPNAHPYVMKYLLTHVELASDASTLTRELRDGGFPGPFPGVV, from the coding sequence GTGACAGCCCGGGACGCAGGTGGAGGGAGCAGCCGGCGGTTCGTCGTCGCTGGCACCTCGACGTATGCGGATACGTCTTGGCCACAGCTCAACGGCGTTGCAGAGTCGATCGACATAGTCGCCGACGCATTGGGGCGGCTTGGACTCCGTCCGGACGGTGGCAAGGGGGCTCCGGGCGGACGAGTTCTGAACGCCAAGATCGGCGCACTGCTCCGGCGAATCGAGCATGCGGCGCGGAGTGCCGACGTCGTCGCGCTGTACTTCACCGGGCACGGACACAGTGCCAGTCGGATCGGCTACCGGCTTGTTCTCACGAACTCGACTCGCAAAGATCTCGCAAATACCGCGCTCGCCCCCAGAGACCTCCTGGACAAGTTGGTGCGAGTCGATGAGTATGGCGATCCTGTCGATAAGCAGCCCCAAATCCTCTGCGTCATCGACGCGTGCTACGGCGGCCATGGTGCCCTCGAGGCGCTGCGATCATCGCTTCAAGGCGTGGGATTGGACACCGTTTGGTTCTTGGCATCCGCGGCCCCGGACGACGAGGCCCTGGATGGGCGATTTGCTGAGGCGTTCGCGAAGGCCCTGGCGGGCGTGCTCGATCGCCCTCGTGCTGGCCCCTCGCAGGAATACATCGAACCGGTGGAGCTGAGAAACGCAATCAATAACATCCTTGATGCCGGCGGAGTGCAGCAGCGCGCGCACCTCTGGCCGGCTACGGCCGGTGCCGATCAGACGCCCCCGTTCATCCCCAACTCGCAATACCAGCCGCCGAATGATCCGACGGCCGTGGATGACTCACGGAGGAGGCTTAGAACCCGTCATGCTGCGGAGAGCATCTGGTCGTGGACGGCGGAGAGCAACGAGGGAGTACGGATGCGGATGATCGTTGACGAGCTGGTTCCGCCAGCGACCCCCTCGCGAAGCCTCGTCAGCGCGTTGGCATGGGCCAAAGGCGACGGGCTGCCCTGGGGCGCGGTTTGGGTGCCCGTCGCGAAGGCGATCGCCCGAACGGTCGGGATCGAGGAGAGCACTGTGTCGGCAATCACCGACGAGGCTGTGCGGCGACTGCTCCGTGATGCGCGCGAGTTGATCGTCGAAGGGATAGGACCCGGTGATCTGTCGGTCTTTAGGCTCACTCACCCCTCGATGTCCGCGTTGATCCGAGATGATGCTCCGGCGCGGTTCACACATTCCCGCAGCGCGGCCTCCGATGTGGAGTCGGCGATAGCTCATGCGCTCATAGCGACAGTTGGCGAAGACAACAATCAGATCGACTGGCCCAATGCTCACCCATATGTGATGAAGTACCTGCTGACGCACGTTGAGCTGGCCAGTGACGCGTCGACGCTGACCCGCGAACTCCGCGACGGCGGATTTCCGGGCCCGTTTCCGGGAGTTGTTTAG